The Thamnophis elegans isolate rThaEle1 chromosome Z, rThaEle1.pri, whole genome shotgun sequence genome contains a region encoding:
- the WNT9B gene encoding protein Wnt-9b: MFCGMVLLEDEGSCGSTHLEVLELVPETSAKASYKPYTNSSANREVLTGKETLIQFPLLGSSTNPAHWKAHLKQCDLLRLSQKQKRLCRREPGLAETLRDATRLGVLECQYQFRNERWNCSLDGRTNLLKRGFKETAFLYAVSSAALTHSLARACSAGRMERCTCDDSPDLENRKAWQWGVCGDNLKYSIRFLKNFLGQKKVGKDLRAKVDIHNTNVGIKAVKNGLKTTCKCHGVSGSCAVRTCWKQLSPFHETGKLLKLRYDAAVKVFSATNDAMGQSELVSPQQHHGRLAKGPAAPRPTDLVYMEDSPSFCRPSRYSVGTAGRTCSREANCDSMCCGRGYNIQTHIVTFSCHCQVQWCCYVECQQCMQEEVVYSCKQ; this comes from the exons ATGTTCTGTGGAATGGTGCTGCTTGAGGATGAAGGGAGTTGTggttcaacacatctggaagtaTTAGAATTGGTCCCAGAAACATCAGCTAAGGCCTCTTACAAACCATATACAAACAGTTCTGCCAACAGAGAAGT CCTGACCGGAAAAGAAACCTTGATTCAGTTTCCACTGCTGGGATCTTCAACAAATCCTGCCCATTGGAAGGCTCACTTGAAGCAATGTGACCTGCTCAGGCTCTCCCAGAAGCAAAAGAGGCTTTGTCGTCGGGAGCCGGGGCTGGCCGAGACTTTACGAGATGCCACCCGTCTCGGAGTCCTTGAGTGCCAGTACCAGTTTCGCAATGAGCGTTGGAACTGCAGCCTTGATGGGAGGACAAACCTGTTGAAGAGAG GTTTCAAGGAAACAGCATTTCTCTATGCAGTGTCTTCAGCAGCATTAACTCATTCCCTTGCTCGAGCATGCAGTGCTGGGAGAATGGAGCGCTGTACCTGTGATGATTCACCTGACTTAGAGAACCGCAAAGCTTGGCAGTGGGGTGTGTGTGGTGACAACCTCAAGTATAGCATCAGGTTCCTGAAGAATTTCTTGGGCCAGAAGAAGGTTGGGAAAGATCTGAGGGCCAAGGTGGACATCCATAACACAAACGTGGGCATCAAG gctgtgaaaaatggcctgaagacTACTTGCAAGTGCCACGGTGTGTCTGGCTCGTGTGCTGTGAGAACTTGCTGGAAACAGTTGTCTCCTTTCCATGAgacaggaaagctcctgaagctaCGCTATGATGCTGCTGTCAAAGTCTTCAGTGCCACCAATGATGCCATGGGACAATCAGAGCTCGTGAGCCCCCAGCAGCATCATGGCCGCTTAGCTAAAGGTCCTGCTGCTCCACGCCCCACCGATCTGGTTTATATGGAAGATTCTCCtagcttctgccgacctagcaggTATTCAGTGGGCACAGCTGGAAGGACGTGTTCCCGTGAGGCCAACTGTGACAGTATGTGCTGTGGCCGGGGTTACAATATCCAGACCCACATTGTTACCTTCTCTTGCCATTGCCAGGTGCAATGGTGCTGCTATGTGGAATGCCAGCAGTGCATGCAGGAAGAAGTGGTTTACAGCTGCAAGCAATGA